A region of the Pseudarthrobacter sp. MM222 genome:
GCTTGGAGGCGCCGTCCTCCACCAGTTTCTCGTAGAGTTCCGGATCCTTGATGCTGGGGTTCTCGGCACCGCGCGGGGTGTCCTTCTTCGTGGGCACGGCTGTTACCTCGGCCGCTGGGTTCCGGCGCCGCCGGGGGTGTCGTCGTCCACTTCCCCCTGCGCGACGGAGGAGCGCCACTCGCCGGTTTCAATGCCGCGGGATTCAATGAACTCCTTGAAGCGCCCGAGGTCCGCCGTGACCTGACGGTTGTCCGCCCCGAGCGCGGAACCCACGTTCTCCACGAAGCCTTCGGGATCCCACTCCAGTTCCACACTGACGCGGGTGCGCTCCGCGTCCAGGGGTTCGAAGGTCACGGTTCCGGCGTTGCGGGGCTTGTCCGTGCTGACCCAGGCAATTTTGCGGTCGGGGGTCTGCTCGGTGATCTGGGCAAAGTATTCGCGCCTGACCCCCGCGACCTCGACCTGGAACCGGAGCGAGGTCTCATCGATCTGTTCCACCGATTCGACCCCCTTCATGAACTCCGGGAAGGTCTCGAACTGCGTCCACTGGTTGTACGCGGTGGACACGGGAACGTCGACTTCAATGCTTTCCAGCACGCTTGCCACGGGCTGATCTCCTTTGGCCGGGGACGCATTCCTGCCGCGGCCCATGCCGGATGAGCCGCGGATTCCAAACTATCGGCGCCGCCGCGCCGTGACAAGCGCTTGCTAAGGCTGCTTGCGGCAGCGGAACGGGGCACCGGCTGTCTGCTCCCGCCTGTTCGCGGGCCTGCGCTCGGAGTAGTCTCGGTGCCGGGCGGCCCGCCCGTCCGACCAGCATGGAAGGGAAGCCATGGCAGGCAACTATGTGGCGACGTCGACCGTCACCATTGACGCTCCGCCGCCCCGGGTCTGGACAGTGATCACGGACCCCGCGGCTGTCAAGGAATTCATGTTCGGGACCGAGTTACTCACGGACTGGTCCGTGGGCGCGCCCATTGTATGGCGCGGCGAGTGGGAGGGCAGGGCCTACGAGGACAAGGGGGAGATTCTCGAGTTTGAACCGGACCAGCGCCTCGTCCACACGCACTTCAGCCCCCTTGGCGGCCAGGCGGACGCGCCGGAAAATTACCATACTTTGACCTGGACTCTCGAGGACGACGCCGGAAAGACGCGGCTCACGCTCTCCCAAGACAACAACGACAGCGCTGAGGCTGCCCAGCATTCACAGGAGATGTGGGACAGGCTAGTGGCCGACGTCAAGAAAATCGCGGAACAGAAAATCGCGGAACAAGCGTAGGGCGCCCGCCGTCAGGCACGGCACGGAACTCCGCCGGATGCCCCCTTAAAGGCTTCCGGCCGCCGTCCCGCCACTGCCCCGTCAGTCGGGGGAGGGCGGGACGGCGGCCGGAAGGCAGCGCTGCTAGACGGCGTCGTGATCCGTCTCGAGGATCTGGACGAGGCGCTCGAGGGCGGCGTCGGCGCCCTCTCCCTCGGCACGCAACACCACCACCTCGCCGTGCGATGCGCCCAGGCTCATCAGGGACAGGATGCTGGCGGCGTCCATGGCCTCGTCCTCGGGTTCGCCCAGACGGGCGATGGTGATTTCGAGATCGAACTCGCCTGCAGCCTCGGCAAAGATGGCAGCCGGGCGGGCGTGCAGCCCTACACGGCTGGCGATGGTGGCGTTACGTTCGGTCATTTCTGCTCCTTGTATATCAAAAAAAGGAATGTAGGCCCGGGAAGGTCGGCTCGGAAGGGATTTCCGGGACCGGCTTAGACGGTTACGGGAACCGGTTCAACCGTATCAACGGTCTTCTTGGCTGCCCAGCGCTTAAGGGCGATCACGGCAAGGGCGCTGACCACGGTTCCGGCGAGGATGGCGACGATGAACATCACCAGGTTGCCGATGGCGAAGAATACGAAGATGCCGCCGTGCGGTGCCTGCGAGGTGACGCCGGTGGCCATGCAGAGTGCCCCGGTGAGGGCGCCGCCCAGCATGCTGGCCGGGATGACGCGCAGCGGGTCCGCCGCGGCGAACGGGATGGCACCTTCGGAGATGAAGGACGCGCCCAGCAGCCAGGCGGCCTTGCCGTTTTCGCGCTCGTTCAGGGTGAACAGCTTCTTATCGAGGACAGTGGCCAGGGCCATTGCCAGCGGGGGCACCATGCCTGCGGCCATCACGGTGGCCATGATCTGCCATGGCGCCTGGTTGGTGGCGCTGCCGGCGCTCAGGCCGGCCACGGCGAAGGCATAGGCAACCTTGTTGACCGGGCCGCCAAGGTCGAAGCACATCATGAGGCCCAGGATGATGCCCAGGATGACGGCGGACGCGCCGGTCATTCCCGAGAGCCAGCCGTTGAGGGCTTTGGTGAGGCCCGCGATCGGCCCGCCGAGGACCAGGATCATCAGGCCGGAGGCGAAGATGGACGCAAGCAACGGGATGATCACCACAGGCATCAGGCCGCGGAGCCAGCGCGGTACCTGCCAGGTTCCGATCAGGTGTGCCATGTAGCCGGCGAGCAGGCCGCCGATGATGCCGCCGAGGAAGCCAGCGTCCATGAATCCAGCCACCGCACCGGCGACGAAGCCCGGCGCGATACCGGGCCGGTCGGCGATGGCGTAGGCAATGTAGCCGGCCAGCGCTGGAACAAGGAAGCCCATCGAGAGGGCACCGATTTTGAAGAGCACAGCGCCGAGGTAGAGCGCGAGGCCGCCTTCAGGGAGATTGAACAGCGTATTGGCAGCCAGGATGTCGTTGGCTTTGGTTCCAATCGCGATGTCGTAGCCGCCCAGGAGGAAGCCCAGGGCAATCAGCAGGCCGCCGCCGGCGACGAACGGGATCATATAGCTGACACCGGTGAGCAGTGCCTTCTTCAGCTTCTGGCCGATGTGCTCGCCCTTTTCCTGGGCCTGCTGGTCCGCCTGTTCCTCGGCGCCGAAGTGCGGAACGCGGCGGGCGTGCGGGTTGTCCGCGGCGGCGAGGGCCTCCTGGACCATCTTGTCCGGCTCGTCGATGCCGCGCTTGACGGGGGCGTTGATGACGGGCTTGCCGGCGAAGCGCTCCTTGCCGCGGACGTCGACATCCACGGCGAAGATCACGGCGTCGGCGGCGGCGATGACGGCCGGGTCCAGCGGCTTGGCGCCCGAAGATCCCTGGGTCTCGACCTGCAGGTCGACTCCGGCTTCCTTGGCCGCGGCCACGAGCGAATCGGCGGCCATGTAGGTGTGGGCGATGCCGGTGGGGCAGGCTGTGACGGCCACGAGGCGCTTGGGGCCACGGGCGGAGCCTGAGTCCCCGGCGGCAGGCGCCGCGGCAACGGCAGCGGCGGCCGGAGCCGCTGCGGCGTGGGCAGCGGGCTTGTCTGCCAGCGCGCCCTCGACGAGTTCGACAATCTCGGCTTCCGAGTTGGCTGCGCGCAGGGAGGCGGTGAAGTCCTTCTTGATCAGGGACCGGGCGAGCTTGGACAGGAGCTTGAGGTGCTCCTGGTCCGCGCCTTCGGGGGCCGCGATGAAGAAGATCAGATCCGCGGGGCCGTCCTTGGCGCCGAAATCAACCGGCTGGGACAGCCGTGCCATCGCCAGCGTCGGTTCGATGACCGCCGTCGACCGGCAATGCGGGATCGCGATACCGCCGGGGACGCCCGTGGCAGTCTTGGATTCCCGGGCAAAGGCGTCGGCGAAGAGGCCTTCGGCCTCGGTGGCGCGTCCGGTGGCCGCAACTCTGCCTGCCAGATGCCGGATCACGTCCTCGGGCGAGCTGCCCAGGTTCTGGTCGAGCTCGACCAGTTCGGTTGTAATGAGCTGAGTCACTGTCAATCCTTCCGGAGGGCCGTGATGGTTACGGCATCAGGGGTGGTTTGGTGGACTGCCGGGACGGTGGAGCCCGGCAGGGAAGCGGCGGCGGCACCATGGGCCACAGCCTGACGCAGACAATCGACCGGGGCATCGCCCTGGCTGGAGGCGAGCAGGTAGCCGGCCAGCGACGAGTCGCCGGCTCCGACAGTGCTGACCGCGGTGACCGGCGGATGCGTGGCGAGCCACGCGCCGTCGGCCGTCACAAGCACCGCACCCTTGGAGCCGAGGGTTGCCAGGACGGCGCCCACTCCGGAACGCACGACGGCGCCAGCGGCGGCCGCGGCAGCCTCCGGGTCCGCTTCGAGCTCCTCGGCGGTCTTGTTGGTGGCGAATCCGGCTGCGGCAGCCAGTTCCACCAGTTCCTCGGCATTGGGTTTCAACAGATCAGGTTTCCCGGCGGCGTCGCCCGAAACGGCGGCGGCGAGCGGTTCCCCTGAGGAGTCGACGGCGATGCGTGGGGCATCGGTCCCGCCGTGGATGGACCGTAGCCGCCGGGTGACGGTGGCGTAGAAGTCGGCCGGAACTCCTGGTGGGAGCGAACCGGCCAGGACAACCCAGCTGGCGCCGCGGGAGTGGTCCAGGAGCAGCCCGATCAGGGCCTCCTGCTGGTCCTCACTC
Encoded here:
- a CDS encoding SRPBCC family protein, whose amino-acid sequence is MASVLESIEVDVPVSTAYNQWTQFETFPEFMKGVESVEQIDETSLRFQVEVAGVRREYFAQITEQTPDRKIAWVSTDKPRNAGTVTFEPLDAERTRVSVELEWDPEGFVENVGSALGADNRQVTADLGRFKEFIESRGIETGEWRSSVAQGEVDDDTPGGAGTQRPR
- a CDS encoding SRPBCC domain-containing protein — its product is MAGNYVATSTVTIDAPPPRVWTVITDPAAVKEFMFGTELLTDWSVGAPIVWRGEWEGRAYEDKGEILEFEPDQRLVHTHFSPLGGQADAPENYHTLTWTLEDDAGKTRLTLSQDNNDSAEAAQHSQEMWDRLVADVKKIAEQKIAEQA
- a CDS encoding HPr family phosphocarrier protein, which produces MTERNATIASRVGLHARPAAIFAEAAGEFDLEITIARLGEPEDEAMDAASILSLMSLGASHGEVVVLRAEGEGADAALERLVQILETDHDAV
- a CDS encoding PTS fructose transporter subunit IIABC, which gives rise to MTQLITTELVELDQNLGSSPEDVIRHLAGRVAATGRATEAEGLFADAFARESKTATGVPGGIAIPHCRSTAVIEPTLAMARLSQPVDFGAKDGPADLIFFIAAPEGADQEHLKLLSKLARSLIKKDFTASLRAANSEAEIVELVEGALADKPAAHAAAAPAAAAVAAAPAAGDSGSARGPKRLVAVTACPTGIAHTYMAADSLVAAAKEAGVDLQVETQGSSGAKPLDPAVIAAADAVIFAVDVDVRGKERFAGKPVINAPVKRGIDEPDKMVQEALAAADNPHARRVPHFGAEEQADQQAQEKGEHIGQKLKKALLTGVSYMIPFVAGGGLLIALGFLLGGYDIAIGTKANDILAANTLFNLPEGGLALYLGAVLFKIGALSMGFLVPALAGYIAYAIADRPGIAPGFVAGAVAGFMDAGFLGGIIGGLLAGYMAHLIGTWQVPRWLRGLMPVVIIPLLASIFASGLMILVLGGPIAGLTKALNGWLSGMTGASAVILGIILGLMMCFDLGGPVNKVAYAFAVAGLSAGSATNQAPWQIMATVMAAGMVPPLAMALATVLDKKLFTLNERENGKAAWLLGASFISEGAIPFAAADPLRVIPASMLGGALTGALCMATGVTSQAPHGGIFVFFAIGNLVMFIVAILAGTVVSALAVIALKRWAAKKTVDTVEPVPVTV
- a CDS encoding 1-phosphofructokinase family hexose kinase → MIVTLTANPSLDRTVALPGPLLRGEVQRAVSVRQESGGKGVNVSRALVASGLKTIAVLPGAEADPVLAGLRDGDVPFAALPIGEPLRSNVALTEPGGVTTKINEPGPVLSEDQQEALIGLLLDHSRGASWVVLAGSLPPGVPADFYATVTRRLRSIHGGTDAPRIAVDSSGEPLAAAVSGDAAGKPDLLKPNAEELVELAAAAGFATNKTAEELEADPEAAAAAAGAVVRSGVGAVLATLGSKGAVLVTADGAWLATHPPVTAVSTVGAGDSSLAGYLLASSQGDAPVDCLRQAVAHGAAAASLPGSTVPAVHQTTPDAVTITALRKD